The genomic window AAAAGCACCGAACCTATAGCCCTAACGGGCTCGCTCGTTTCACTCGCTTCTATTCATTATCGCTCGTGGCTTCGCCACTCGCTTGACGCAACTCGCAGGCTCGTTGCGGTCGGACTTATACCCTATGCGGAGAGAGTGGGATTTTTCACTTGCAAAGCAAGTGAAACTGTTTTCTAAGCTCATTTCATTCGCTAAGAAAAAAGCACCGAACCTATAGCCCTAACGGGCTCGTTCGAGCCCCACTCATATACAAAATAAAAGATAGCCGAAGCTATCTTTTATTTTGTATGCGGAGAGAGTGGGATTCGAACCCACGGTGCGATTGCTCGCACAACGCTTTTCGAGAGCGTCCCAATCAACCACTCTGGCATCTCTCCAAATTCCAGTATATGTGTTATTAAGCGTTATTACAAATGAAAATATGATATTATTAAACTTATGAATAAAGAAAGAGCAGTTTTTGCAGCAGGTTGTTTTTGGGGTGTTGAAGAATCTTTTAGAAAACTTGAAGGTGTCAGCGAAACAAAAGTTGGGTATATAGGTGGAGACACGGAAAACCCAACTTATGAGGATGTGTGTTCTGGAGAGACAAATCACGCGGAGGCGGTTGAGGTTGTGTTTGACCCAGAAAAAATTTCTTACAAAGATCTTGTGAGACATTTTTGGGATATACATGATCCTACACAAAAGGATAGGCAGGGTCCTGATTTTGGAACACAGTATCGCTCTGCTATTTTCTACACAACGGAAGAGCAGAAAAAAATAGCGGAGGAGTTGCGAGATGTGGAAGCTGCGAAGATGCCTGTTGTGACTGAGATAACTGAAGCGGCGATGTTCTACCCTGCTGAAGATTATCATCAGAAATATATTTTAAAGAAGACGCAATAAAAATAAAAGTATGAGTGAGATAAACAAAAAATTTCCAAAAGAAAGGAGTGATGAGGAATACCAAAAGACTTTGACGGATGAGCAATACAGGGTTACAAGAAAGCATGGCACGGAGCCTCCCTTTTCAAGCACGCTGAATGGTAACAAAGAGGATGGTATGTATAATTGTTCGGTGTGTGGTGAGCCTCTTTTTAGTTCAGAAACAAAGTTTGACTCGGGGACTGGTTGGCCAAGTTTTTATGACAGAATGAGTAAAGAGAGTGTTGGTGAGCAGGAAGATAATTCTCTCTTTATGAGGAGGACGGAGGTTCATTGTAATAAATGTGGATCACATTTGGGTCATGTTTTTAATGATGGACCAGAGCCGACTCAAAAAAGGTATTGTATAAACGGCGTGTCGCTTAATTTTAAAGAAAAATAATATGGAAAAATTTGATTTTATAGGAATAGGAGATATAACAACAGATGCATTTATATTGTTGCAGGATGCGGAGGTGAATTGTGGGATGGATAAAGAAAGTTGCACGATATCTATGAGGTGGGGTGACAAAATACCTTTTGAGAGGGCTGTTGAGGTTCCTGCTGTTGGGAATAGTGTGAATGCGTCTTTTTCTGCAAGGCGTCTTGGTCTGAAAAGTGCGATTTTGACGAATGTGGGTGATGATAAAAACGGTCGGGTGTGTATTGATGCGTTGAATAATGAAAATGTGGATACCAGTTTGGTAGAGATACATAAAGAGAAGGTAACAAATTATCATTATGTTCTTTCTTTTGGCGCGGAGCGGACAATTTTAATAAAGCATGAGCATTTTGATTATTCTCTTCCCTCTTTTGAGCCACCGAAGTTTATATATCTGAGTTCGCTTGCAGAGAATTCTCTTGTCTTCCACAAGGAGATAGTGAATTATCTTTCTGAAAATCCTGAGGTGAAACTTGCTTTTCAGCCAGGGACTTTTCAGATATCACTTGGTTATGATGCTCTCCAAGGGATTTACGAACACACGGAAGTTTTCTTTTGTAATGTTGAAGAGGCGATGCGTATTCTTAAAATGGAAAAGAGGGAGGATATCAAAACAATACTGAGAGAGATGCATAAAAGAGGTCCAAAGATCGCAGTTATAACGGATGGGATACAGGGTGCTTATGTTCATGATGGTAATGATTTTATACACATGCCGCCCTACCCTGACCCTAAACCGCCTGTTGAAAGGACAGGTGCTGGTGATTCTTTCTCTTCTACATTTACTTCTTATCTTGCTCTTGGGCATACTATTCAAGAAGCTATTATGAGAGCGCCTATAAATTCTATGTCTGTTGTTCAGCATATAGGAGCAAGAGAGGGTTTATTGACAAAAGAAAACATAGAACAACTGCTTAAGAATGCTCCAAGCGATTACAATATAAGCATTATATGAGTAAAACATATAAAGAAAAAGCGCAGTCCATACTTAATAATTATAGGTATCAGATTTTTGCGTTGGCTGTGGATTTGTTTGCGATTGTTTATTTTATATATGAGTCGTTTACAGAATCAAATTTATACCCTATTGCTGTGGTTCTTGGTATAATTTTCATCGTTGAATATGTAATAGGTCTTGTCGCAGATGAGGATAGGGTTGGTTACTTTTTTGACCCTATTTCAATACTTGAACTTATACTTATAGTTTCCTTTATAACTCCAGCAAATAATCTTGGTTTTATAAGGGCTTTGCGCTTTTTGAGAAGTCTAAAAACTATTTCTACATATAGAAAAATAAAGAGTGTATCAAATAGATTTTATTGGTATCAAAAATACAAAAAATTCTTTTTGAGCTTGCTACAACTTGTAATATTCATAATATTGGTAACTGGTGTTGTGTATGCGATTCAGGCGGACAGAAACCCAAACATAAATAATTATACAGATGCGCTTTATTTCACGGTAACAACGATATCAACAACTGGTTATGGGGATATAACGCCTGTTGATGAGGTTGGAAGATTGATTTCTGTTCTGATTATGTTACTCGGTATAACTCTCTTCCTAAGGTTTGCAAGTAGCATAATTATCAGAAACAAGGTTCATTACAGGTGTAAGCAGTGCGGACTTTTGCTACACGATTCTGATGCGGTCCATTGCAAACACTGTGGCGCGATAGTGAATATAAAAACTGAGGGTCGGACTTGATTATATCGCGAGAACTTTTTCAACTGCTGAGAGTATCCCGCTCACTCCAAGGTTGTAGTGTTCCAATAATTCTGTTGGTTTTCCGCTTTGACCAAACTTGTCTTTTATCCCAACGCGAACTATAGGCATTGGTCTGTTTTCTGATAAAAATTCACAGATTGAACTTCCCATTCCACCTGCACATTGGTGTTCTTCAATGGTGACAACCCTTCCACATTCTTGTGCATATGAAAGTATTTTTTCATCAAGCGGTTTTATTGTGTGATTATTTACAACGATGACTGGTGTCCCTCTGCCATTTAATTCCTTTGCTGCAAGCATTGCGTTATGGGTTAATGATCCGCATACGATAAGAGCCACCTTTGGATTTTTATCTCGCCACAAAACATTTGCTTTGCCTATTTCAAATGGCGTATTTTCAGTAGTTACTACTGGCGTTGCTTCTCGTGCAAGTCGTATATAAACAGGTCCTTCCATTTCTGCTGCCGCGATGGTCGCTTTTTTCGCCTCTACGGAATCTGCAGGAACAAGAACGGTCATCCTTGGTATAACTCTTGTTATCGCGATATCTTCTATTGCTTGATGTGTTCCGCCATCTGGACCAACGGAAATACCGGCATGTGCCCCAACTATCTTCGCATTTGCGTTGTTATAGCATATGGTTGTCCTTATTTGCTCCCAATTCCTACCAGGAGAAAACATGGCGTAGGAGGCGAAAAACGGCACTTTTCCCATAGCCGCCATGCCAGAAGCGACTGATGCCATTGACTGTTCTCCTATCCCCATCTGAAAAAATCTATCAGGAAATTCTTTTCTAAATATTGAGGTCTTTGTGGAGTCAGTTAGGTCGGCACACAGCGCGACAACTCGTTTATCTTTTTTGCCTGCTTCAAGAAGACCTTCTCCATATCCTTGACGGATGGGAACGGACTCAACATCTTTTTCAAATATATATGGATTTAATTTTGCAGAGTTTTCAATCATAATAAATTATTCATTTTCACCTTTTATTTTTCCTTTCAAAGAACGCAAAGTGTTAAGCGCAAGTGTTCCCTGTTCTCCTTTTGGAACAACATCTTCTGGTCCTTTGCCTGGTGGTGCGCCATGCCAGCGAAAATCTCTTTCAAATTCTGGGACGCCTTTTCCTGGAATTGTGTGTGCAATGATAACTGATGGTTGTCCGTACACTGACTGTGCCTCGCCTATCGCTTCATAAATGGCTGATATGTTGTGTCCGTCGACTTCAATGGTGTGCCAATTAAATGATTTGAATTTATCCATCAGTGGTTCAAGTGGCATTACATCTTTGGTAAAGCCATCTATCTGTATTCCATTTCTATCAACTATGCTGATTAGGTTGTATAACTTTTCTTTTCCTGCAAGCATCACTGCTTCCCATATCTGTCCGCAATTAAGTTCACCGTCGCCCATAAGACAATAAAAATATTTGTTTGACTGTTTGTTGTCCAATCTTTCTGCAAGAGCCATGCCTACTGCCTGAGATAAGCCAGAGCCAAGTGGTCCAGAGCTTGTTTCAATTCCAGGCAAAAATTCTCTATGTGGGTGTCCTTGTAGGCGTGATCCAAGTGAGCGCAATGTTTTAAGCTCGCTTAGTGGGAAGTAGTTGGCGTGCGCCATAGTCGCGTAAAGGACTGGACAAATGTGCCCGTTTGAAAGAACAAGTCTGTCACGATCTTCCCAGAAAGGTTTTTTAGGGTTATGTTTCAGAACTTCAAAATAAAGCAGTGTGAATATGTCTGCCATACCAAGAGGACCTGCGGTATGACCAGAGCCTGCGGATATTAGGGACTCTATTATTGAAATGCGAATCTCTCCCGCTTTTTTTTCTAACTCTTTTATTCTATTGTCATTTAAATGAACCATTTATTATATTTTACAACAAAATTGTCGCTACTCAAAGGCACAGAGCCCCGAGTGGGGCTCTGTGCGGAGGAAAGAAAAAGGAACAAATTTTCGATACCTGACTTAATGCCGAAACATTTCATCAAGTATCATTATTTATTATATACACAACTGCTGATAACTTCTCTGAATTTTTGTATATTTTCCTTGAAATCTTTTTCTCCTTTCAAAAGTGCAGACCCAGAAACAACCGAAGATGCCCCTGCTTTAATAACCGAGCATACATTTTCAACACTAATACCTCCATCAACGCTTATAGGCAAATCGGGGTTTTTGTCTCTGATTGCTTTTATCAAATCAAGTGCCTGTATGTTGAAAGGTTCGCCCTGAACCCCTATCCGCGAGATGCCCATACACTGAACGCCATCCACATCCAAAGACGACACACTCACTGATGACAAATCGTCATTGATTGTGAACGCAACATACACTTCACATTTACTTTCTTTTATTTCCTTTATACAGGTAATAATCTCATTGTCGGGTTTTCCGTTAAAAGAGCCGTAGTGAATTATGAGTCGTTTTGCACCCATGACAGACCAAAAATTTATTTCTTTTATCGGATTCTCTACCATCATGTCCACTTCAAAAGGAACATTCATCATTGGTCTTATGTCTTTCACATCACCTATCAAAGAAGTAAAAGGCCATGACTTTGGAGATGCATAAACACCATCAACTATATCAATCTGAAAACAATCAACTTCATTTCGTGCTTTGTCCTGCACTTTCAAAATGTCATCAAGTGTTTTTGGTATTACTGCGGGTTTTATCATTGTAGTTTTGATATCCGTCTTTTATGCCTCTCATCATCTGAAAACGGCGTTGTTAAAAAAGAAACTGTGGCGGTCTTTGCGTCTTCTATTGATACAAACCTTGCGCCTATTGATAATATATTTGCATCGTTGTGTTCCCTTCCAAACTTTATTATTTCGGAGTTGTTGGTGTTGTAGACAATCGCGCGAACATTTGTAAAGCGATTCGCAGCTATCGCCTCTCCCTGCCCCGAGCCACCAATGATTATCCCCACGCCCCCATTTTCTGATATCTCTTTTGCTAATGGGTTTATAAAATCTGGATAGTCGTCGGTTTCATCAAAAGAAAATGGTCCAAGATCTTCAACCTCATATTTTTTCTCTTTAAGAAAAGCAGAAAGTGATTCTTTCATCTCAAAGCCCGCGTGATCTGAAGCAATCAAAATTTTCATATTAAATACCTAATGCCCTTTTTGTGTGTGCGAGTAGTGTGGATGAGTAACCCGTCTCATTGTCATACCAAACAAAGACCTTTACAAGATTTCCATCTACAACTCTTGTTGAATGCAAATCTGCAACAGCAGCAAACGGACAGCCAATCATATCAGAAGAAACTATTGGGTCTTCGGCAACTGCAAAAAACTTTTCATATATCGGATTGTCGGCTGCACTTCTAAAAATATCATTTACTTCTTCCACGCTCGTCGACCTTTTTGATAAAAATGTTATATCCACTATTGAGCCAAGAACAACAGGAACTCTTATTGAAACACCGTCAAACTTGCCCTCAAGCTCAGTTAAGACTTTTGTGGTTGCGACTGCTGCGCCAGTTGTTGAGGGTATCATATTCTGCGCCCCTGCCCTGCCAAGCCTAAGATTTTTTCCCTTCCTTGTCTGACCATCCACTATATTTTGTGAAGATGTGTATGAATGAATTGTGTTTAATATAGCTTTTTCCACCCCTATTTCGTCATTAAGAACTTTAAGCGGTATCGCAGATGCATTTGTGGTGCAGGAAGCGTTTGAGGTTATGTCGCACTTGTTTATCACCCTGTCATTAATTCCTACAAGTGCCGTTGCACCTTTTATTCCGCCCTGTGGTTTGTCTTTTACAGGGGCAGATATTACCACCTTTTTTGCACCTGCCTTGAGATGCACCATTGATTTTTCGTAAGATGTAAAAACGCCTGTTGTCTCTACCACCACCTCTACCCCCAAGTCAGACCACGGCAGGTTGTCGGGGTTTCTTTCAGATATATATTTAATAGCGCGATTATCAAACAAAAGATTTTTTCCATCGGGACTCACAGAAACACTTGAATCAATGCCGTGAGCCGTGTCGTATTTGAAAAGGTATTCTGAGTTTTCAATAGGCATCAAGTCATTTATGACAACAACATCAAAAGAATCATCGCGAAGGGCAAGCTGTAGGAATGCCCTCCCTATTCTTCCAAATCCGTTCAGTGCTACCTTTGGTTTTGACATAAAAATTACTTCTATAAAATATTATAATACATAAATTACCCAAGTTTTTCTTTGAAGAGTTTTTGCAGAATTTGTGGGTTAGCGCTTCCCTTTGTCTCCTTCATCGCCTGTCCGACAAAAAATTGTAAGACCGATTCTTTCCCCTCCTCCCTATACTCTGCGACTACTTTTGGATTGTCATTTATTATTTTTGATACCAATTCTCCAAGTTTTGACATATCAGACTCCTGAAGAAAACCACGGCTCTCTGCCACCTCAAGCGCACCACCCCCCGACACAACCAAAACAGCAATGGTATCTTTCGCACCCCTTGAAGATATCTTTCCATCAGCAATCATATTCACAAGTTCTGCAAGACTCTCAGATGTTATCTTTAATTCCGAGTTCTTTTTGTAATATGACATTATGTCTGACAAAAGATAATTGGCAGTGAACTTTATCTTTTTTTTGTCATCAATAAAGTTAGATATCGTGCTGTCAAAAAGTTCTGATATATACGCGTTTTCCACCAACACGCCCACTTCTTTTTCACTCAAACCAAAGCCCAAATACCTCTCCCTCTTTTTTGTCGGCAATTCTGGTAGTGTTTTAAGCAAACTGTCGGGATTAAGTTCGTCATCCTCATATACCATTAACTGCGTGAGGTCGGGGTCGGGGATGTATCTGTATTCAACTGCGCTTTCCTTTGTTCTCTGTGAAAAAGTTTTCTCTGTGTTCTCGTTCCATCCTCGTGTCTCCTGCGGTATTGCCTCTCCCCTCTCCAAACACTCTTCCTGTCTTTTTATCTCAAACTCTATAGCCCGAACAAGCGACTTGAAAGAATTAAGATTTTTAACCTCCACCTTACCGCCAAGTTTGTCAGATTTTGATATTGATATGTTGGCTTCAACGCGCATTTCTCCCTGCTCCATCCTTGCGTTTGATACGCCAAGTGTTTTTAATAATAACTGAAGTTCTTTTGCAAATTCAAGAGCCTTCTCTGCATTGTGAATTACCGGCTCTGTGACAAGTTCCATAAGCGGAACACCTGCACGGTTAAAGTCAACAAGGGTTGATCCCACAAGTAATTCATGATTTGAACGCGCCGTATCTTCCTCAAGATGAATGCGAGTTATTTTAACCCCTGCCAATTCACCGCCAGAAACAAGCGGATCGTCATATTGACTTATCTGATACCCCTTTGGTATATCGGGATAAAAATAATGTTTCCTATCAAAATTTGTTTCTCTTGCGATTTTTCCATTAAGCGCAAGACCTATCAATATTATTTTTTTTACTGCCTCTTTGTTTAGAGTGGGCAGAGTTCCAGGATGCGCCATGCATATAGGACATATATTGACATTTGGCTCTTCCTCTTCGGAATCATTGGCACAACCACAAAAAAGCTTAGAGTTGGTCCCAAGTTCTGCGTGTATTTCAAGTCCTATCGTAGGTTTATATGACATTTTAATAATTCTATCACATAAATTGATTATTTGTCATAGACCGTATATAATAGAGAGCAATGAAAGGCACAACCATAGCGATATTGTTTATTCTTGCGATAGTTGTTGTTTATGCTTCTTATTTGGTTATCCAGCCAGACACAAGTCAGGTGACAGACCAAACTGTTGTAGAAGAAACTGAGCGACCAGATGAAGAGTCCGAGCAATCGGTTGAGGAAGAAGAGGTTGAGGAGGAGAAAGAAGTAACAAGAGAGGAAAAGAAAGAGGAGAGAAAAGAGCGAGTGGTTGAAAAACAGAAAGAGGAAGTAAGAGAAGGGTCAGCAGACAAGACAAGTAAGAAAAAGAAAGCGCCTGCATCTACAGGAAGTCAAGAGATGCAACTTCTCGCGGAAATGAATATCGCAAGGACAACTCCAAGCAAATATTTAAGTTCAAGGATAATGCCCTACCACAATTCTATAAAACAGGATGGGGGGCAATGGTATATACAAAAAGAATCAAAT from Candidatus Campbellbacteria bacterium includes these protein-coding regions:
- a CDS encoding ion channel, whose amino-acid sequence is MSKTYKEKAQSILNNYRYQIFALAVDLFAIVYFIYESFTESNLYPIAVVLGIIFIVEYVIGLVADEDRVGYFFDPISILELILIVSFITPANNLGFIRALRFLRSLKTISTYRKIKSVSNRFYWYQKYKKFFLSLLQLVIFIILVTGVVYAIQADRNPNINNYTDALYFTVTTISTTGYGDITPVDEVGRLISVLIMLLGITLFLRFASSIIIRNKVHYRCKQCGLLLHDSDAVHCKHCGAIVNIKTEGRT
- the gatB gene encoding Asp-tRNA(Asn)/Glu-tRNA(Gln) amidotransferase subunit GatB produces the protein MSYKPTIGLEIHAELGTNSKLFCGCANDSEEEEPNVNICPICMAHPGTLPTLNKEAVKKIILIGLALNGKIARETNFDRKHYFYPDIPKGYQISQYDDPLVSGGELAGVKITRIHLEEDTARSNHELLVGSTLVDFNRAGVPLMELVTEPVIHNAEKALEFAKELQLLLKTLGVSNARMEQGEMRVEANISISKSDKLGGKVEVKNLNSFKSLVRAIEFEIKRQEECLERGEAIPQETRGWNENTEKTFSQRTKESAVEYRYIPDPDLTQLMVYEDDELNPDSLLKTLPELPTKKRERYLGFGLSEKEVGVLVENAYISELFDSTISNFIDDKKKIKFTANYLLSDIMSYYKKNSELKITSESLAELVNMIADGKISSRGAKDTIAVLVVSGGGALEVAESRGFLQESDMSKLGELVSKIINDNPKVVAEYREEGKESVLQFFVGQAMKETKGSANPQILQKLFKEKLG
- the msrB gene encoding peptide-methionine (R)-S-oxide reductase MsrB, giving the protein MSEINKKFPKERSDEEYQKTLTDEQYRVTRKHGTEPPFSSTLNGNKEDGMYNCSVCGEPLFSSETKFDSGTGWPSFYDRMSKESVGEQEDNSLFMRRTEVHCNKCGSHLGHVFNDGPEPTQKRYCINGVSLNFKEK
- a CDS encoding transketolase family protein; the encoded protein is MIENSAKLNPYIFEKDVESVPIRQGYGEGLLEAGKKDKRVVALCADLTDSTKTSIFRKEFPDRFFQMGIGEQSMASVASGMAAMGKVPFFASYAMFSPGRNWEQIRTTICYNNANAKIVGAHAGISVGPDGGTHQAIEDIAITRVIPRMTVLVPADSVEAKKATIAAAEMEGPVYIRLAREATPVVTTENTPFEIGKANVLWRDKNPKVALIVCGSLTHNAMLAAKELNGRGTPVIVVNNHTIKPLDEKILSYAQECGRVVTIEEHQCAGGMGSSICEFLSENRPMPIVRVGIKDKFGQSGKPTELLEHYNLGVSGILSAVEKVLAI
- a CDS encoding type I glyceraldehyde-3-phosphate dehydrogenase; amino-acid sequence: MSKPKVALNGFGRIGRAFLQLALRDDSFDVVVINDLMPIENSEYLFKYDTAHGIDSSVSVSPDGKNLLFDNRAIKYISERNPDNLPWSDLGVEVVVETTGVFTSYEKSMVHLKAGAKKVVISAPVKDKPQGGIKGATALVGINDRVINKCDITSNASCTTNASAIPLKVLNDEIGVEKAILNTIHSYTSSQNIVDGQTRKGKNLRLGRAGAQNMIPSTTGAAVATTKVLTELEGKFDGVSIRVPVVLGSIVDITFLSKRSTSVEEVNDIFRSAADNPIYEKFFAVAEDPIVSSDMIGCPFAAVADLHSTRVVDGNLVKVFVWYDNETGYSSTLLAHTKRALGI
- a CDS encoding RpiB/LacA/LacB family sugar-phosphate isomerase, whose translation is MKILIASDHAGFEMKESLSAFLKEKKYEVEDLGPFSFDETDDYPDFINPLAKEISENGGVGIIIGGSGQGEAIAANRFTNVRAIVYNTNNSEIIKFGREHNDANILSIGARFVSIEDAKTATVSFLTTPFSDDERHKRRISKLQ
- a CDS encoding carbohydrate kinase family protein, encoding MEKFDFIGIGDITTDAFILLQDAEVNCGMDKESCTISMRWGDKIPFERAVEVPAVGNSVNASFSARRLGLKSAILTNVGDDKNGRVCIDALNNENVDTSLVEIHKEKVTNYHYVLSFGAERTILIKHEHFDYSLPSFEPPKFIYLSSLAENSLVFHKEIVNYLSENPEVKLAFQPGTFQISLGYDALQGIYEHTEVFFCNVEEAMRILKMEKREDIKTILREMHKRGPKIAVITDGIQGAYVHDGNDFIHMPPYPDPKPPVERTGAGDSFSSTFTSYLALGHTIQEAIMRAPINSMSVVQHIGAREGLLTKENIEQLLKNAPSDYNISII
- a CDS encoding CAP domain-containing protein, yielding MKGTTIAILFILAIVVVYASYLVIQPDTSQVTDQTVVEETERPDEESEQSVEEEEVEEEKEVTREEKKEERKERVVEKQKEEVREGSADKTSKKKKAPASTGSQEMQLLAEMNIARTTPSKYLSSRIMPYHNSIKQDGGQWYIQKESNLRLLLIEGKTATQILLDYLAKAQPRKALVYDANLEKAARDHAKDIGASGQLSHTGSGGSSISQRVSKYTTWKAVGENISYGANNPKEVIINLMVDDGVTNRGHRDNIMSTNFGRAGAHCTSHNSQYKTVCVIVYAD
- the msrA gene encoding peptide-methionine (S)-S-oxide reductase MsrA, whose product is MNKERAVFAAGCFWGVEESFRKLEGVSETKVGYIGGDTENPTYEDVCSGETNHAEAVEVVFDPEKISYKDLVRHFWDIHDPTQKDRQGPDFGTQYRSAIFYTTEEQKKIAEELRDVEAAKMPVVTEITEAAMFYPAEDYHQKYILKKTQ
- a CDS encoding tryptophan synthase subunit alpha, which translates into the protein MIKPAVIPKTLDDILKVQDKARNEVDCFQIDIVDGVYASPKSWPFTSLIGDVKDIRPMMNVPFEVDMMVENPIKEINFWSVMGAKRLIIHYGSFNGKPDNEIITCIKEIKESKCEVYVAFTINDDLSSVSVSSLDVDGVQCMGISRIGVQGEPFNIQALDLIKAIRDKNPDLPISVDGGISVENVCSVIKAGASSVVSGSALLKGEKDFKENIQKFREVISSCVYNK
- a CDS encoding transketolase — translated: MVHLNDNRIKELEKKAGEIRISIIESLISAGSGHTAGPLGMADIFTLLYFEVLKHNPKKPFWEDRDRLVLSNGHICPVLYATMAHANYFPLSELKTLRSLGSRLQGHPHREFLPGIETSSGPLGSGLSQAVGMALAERLDNKQSNKYFYCLMGDGELNCGQIWEAVMLAGKEKLYNLISIVDRNGIQIDGFTKDVMPLEPLMDKFKSFNWHTIEVDGHNISAIYEAIGEAQSVYGQPSVIIAHTIPGKGVPEFERDFRWHGAPPGKGPEDVVPKGEQGTLALNTLRSLKGKIKGENE